In Catharus ustulatus isolate bCatUst1 chromosome 36, bCatUst1.pri.v2, whole genome shotgun sequence, a genomic segment contains:
- the LOC117009795 gene encoding class II histocompatibility antigen, B-L beta chain-like, with protein MGRVAAAGAVLVALVVLGAPPGAGAELSGMFQMLDWNECYFINGTEKARYVHRQIYNRMEDVRFDSDAGFFVGFTPYGEKCAQDWNNNPELMQRMRTAVDWFCRHNYEVFASFLVERRVPPNVSISMLPSSSQPGPGRLLCSVMDFYPAHIQVRWFQGQQELSEHVVATDVVANGDWTYQLLVLLETPAQRGLSYTCQVEHVSLEQPLRQHWEMPPDAARSKMLTGIGGFVLGLVFLALGLGFYVRKKSS; from the exons ATGGGGCGAGTGGCGGCCGCTGGGGCCgtactggtggcactggtggtgctgggagcccCCCCTGGGGCGGGCGCGGAGCTCTCGG ggatgttCCAGATGTTGGACTGGAATGAGTGCTACTTCATTAACGGCACGGAGAAGGCGAGGTACGTGCACAGGCAAATCTACAACCGGATGGAGGACGTGAGGTTCGACAGCGACGCGGGGTTCTTCGTGGGGTTCACCCCATATGGAGAGAAGTGTGCCCAGGACTGGAACAACAACCCCGAATTGATGCAGAGGATGCGGACTGCGGTGGACTGGTTCTGCCGGCACAATTACGAGGTGTTCGCCTCGTTCCTCGTGGAGCGCAGAG TGCCTCCAAACGTGTCGATCTCAATGCTGCCCTCGagctcccagcccggccccggccgccTGCTCTGCTCCGTGATGGATTTCTACCCTGCCCACATCCAGGTCAGGTGGttccagggccagcaggagctctcGGAGCACGTGGTGGCCACCGACGTGGTGGCCAACGGCGACTGGACCtaccagctgctggtgctgctggaaacGCCGGCCCAGCGCGGGCTCAGCTACACGTGCCAGGTGGAGCAcgtcagcctggagcagccgcTGAGACAGCACTGGG AGATGCCGCCGGACGCCGCCCGCAGCAAGATGCTGACGGGGATCGGGGGCTTCGTCTTGGGCTTGGTCTTCCTGGCGCTGGGGCTCGGCTTCTACGTGCGCAAGAAG AGCTCCTGA
- the LOC117009793 gene encoding H-2 class II histocompatibility antigen, I-E beta chain-like, with translation MGRVAAAGAVLVALVVLGAPPGAGAELSEVFQEMAKRECHFINGTEKVRFVERHIYNRVEYVRFDSDVGRFVGFTPLGERNARRLNNDPEWIENRRAQVSLILRSSVPWIPVVLLIQPLPLSRLPGVPQLRDRPSPFSPPRGFPRSPPPLSRDGLSQSRCPFPT, from the exons ATGGGGCGAGTGGCGGCCGCTGGGGCCgtactggtggcactggtggtgctgggagcccCCCCTGGGGCGGGCGCGGAGCTCTCGG aggtgtTCCAGGAGATGGCAAAGCGCGAGTGTCACTTCATTAACGGCACGGAGAAGGTGAGGTTCGTGGAGAGGCACATCTACAACCGGGTGGAGTACGTGAGGTTCGACAGCGACGTGGGGCGGTTCGTGGGGTTCACCCCACTTGGGGAGAGGAATGCCCGGCGATTGAACAACGACCCGGAATGGATAGAGAACAGACGGGCTCAGGTGTCCCTGATTCTCCGCTCCAGCGTTCCATGGATCCCAGTGGTTCTCCTTATTCAGCCGCTccccctctccaggctgccgGGGGTCCCCCAGCTCCGGGATCgcccctctcccttctccccaccccGGGGCTTCCCCCGTTCTCCTCCCCCGCTCTCCCGGGATGGGTTGTCCCAATCCCGATGTCCCTTTCCCACGTAG
- the LOC117009867 gene encoding class II histocompatibility antigen, B-L beta chain-like, giving the protein MGRVAAAGAVLVALVVLGAPPGAGAELSEVFQEMKKGECYFINGTEKVRLVERYIYNRVEFVRFDSDVGRYEGFGPFGEKQAEYLNSLPERMENRRAAVDTYCRYNYEISTPFLVERRVPPSVSISLVPSSSQPGPGRLLCSVMDFYPAHIQVRWFQGQQELSEHVVATDVVANGDWTYQLLVLLETPAQRGLSYTCQVEHVSLEQPLRQHWEMPPDAARSKMLTGIGGFVLGLVFLALGLGFYVRKKSS; this is encoded by the exons ATGGGGCGAGTGGCGGCCGCTGGGGCCgtactggtggcactggtggtgctgggagcccCCCCTGGGGCGGGCGCGGAGCTCTCGG aggtgtTCCAGGAGATGAAGAAGGGCGAGTGTTACTTCATTAACGGCACGGAGAAGGTGAGGTTGGTAGAGAGGTACATCTACAACCGGGTGGAGTTCGTGAGGTTCGACAGCGACGTGGGGCGGTACGAGGGGTTCGGCCCCTTTGGGGAGAAACAGGCCGAGTACTTGAACAGTTTACCGGAACGGATGGAGAACAGACGGGCTGCGGTGGACACGTACTGCCGGTACAACTACGAGATCTCCACACCGTTCCTCGTGGAGCGCAGAG tgccccccagcgTGTCCATCTCGCTCGTGCCCTCGagctcccagcccggccccggccgccTGCTCTGCTCCGTGATGGATTTCTACCCTGCCCACATCCAGGTCAGGTGGttccagggccagcaggagctctcGGAGCACGTGGTGGCCACCGACGTGGTGGCCAACGGCGACTGGACCtaccagctgctggtgctgctggaaacGCCGGCCCAGCGCGGGCTCAGCTACACGTGCCAGGTGGAGCAcgtcagcctggagcagccgcTGAGACAGCACTGGG AGATGCCGCCGGACGCCGCCCGCAGCAAGATGCTGACGGGGATCGGGGGCTTCGTCTTGGGCTTGGTCTTCCTGGCGCTGGGGCTCGGCTTCTACGTGCGCAAGAAG AGCTCCTGA
- the LOC117009794 gene encoding class II histocompatibility antigen, B-L beta chain-like, producing MGRVAAAGAVLVALVVLGAPPGAGAELSEVFQYMVKRECRFINGTEKVRFLVRYFYNRMEELRFDSDLGQYVWFTHHGEIQARSWSRDREWMQYIRTAVDWCCRYYYTQNATFLLKRRVPPSVSISLVPSSSQPGPGRLLCSVMDFYPAHIQVRWFQGQQELSEHVVATDVVANGDWTYQLLVLLETPAQRGLSYTCQVEHVSLEQPLRQHWEMPPDAARSKMLTGIGGFVLGLVFLALGLGFYVRKKLLSRQRPQPLCFGHGRSLALSLSFSPHRHQRGPQGERSCGCNFGPAGTSHQERLLLLIGNFLLFGTL from the exons ATGGGGCGAGTGGCGGCCGCTGGGGCCgtactggtggcactggtggtgctgggagcccCCCCTGGGGCGGGCGCGGAGCTCTCGG aggtgtTCCAGTATATGGTAAAGCGCGAGTGTCGTTTTATTAACGGCACAGAGAAGGTGAGGTTCTTGGTGAGGTACTTCTACAACCGGATGGAGGAATTGAGGTTCGACAGCGACTTGGGGCAGTACGTGTGGTTCACCCACCATGGGGAGATACAGGCCCGGTCCTGGAGCAGAGACCGGGAATGGATGCAGTACATACGGACCGCGGTGGATTGGTGCTGCCGGTACTACTACACGCAGAACGCCACTTTCCTCCTGAAGCGCAGAG tgccccccagcgTGTCCATCTCGCTCGTGCCCTCGagctcccagcccggccccggccgccTGCTCTGCTCCGTGATGGATTTCTACCCTGCCCACATCCAGGTCAGGTGGttccagggccagcaggagctctcGGAGCACGTGGTGGCCACCGACGTGGTGGCCAACGGCGACTGGACCtaccagctgctggtgctgctggaaacGCCGGCCCAGCGCGGGCTCAGCTACACGTGCCAGGTGGAGCAcgtcagcctggagcagccgcTGAGACAGCACTGGG AGATGCCGCCGGACGCCGCCCGCAGCAAGATGCTGACGGGGATCGGGGGCTTCGTCTTGGGCTTGGTCTTCCTGGCGCTGGGGCTCGGCTTCTACGTGCGCAAGAAG CTCCTGAGCCGGCAGCGGCCGCAGCCCCTGTGCTTTGGGCACGGCCGCTCTCTCGCTCTCTCgctttccttctcccctcacCGCCATCAGCGCGGCCCGcaaggagagaggagctgcGGCTGCAACTTCGGCCCTGCCGGGACCTCGCACCAGGAGCGGCTTCTGCTTCTGATCgggaattttcttctttttgggaCTCTCTGA